One window from the genome of Patescibacteria group bacterium encodes:
- a CDS encoding winged helix-turn-helix transcriptional regulator, protein MLISPKDILQAKKMLLGHTHQIQEKSRFYEIFSDPTRFKIIFLLQKYKELCATDIAHVLGISVSAVSHQARIIESAGIINRVRMGKMICYKVREHDSLVKRFVKITH, encoded by the coding sequence ATGCTCATATCCCCCAAAGATATTCTACAAGCAAAAAAAATGCTCCTGGGGCACACTCACCAGATTCAAGAGAAAAGTAGATTCTACGAAATATTTTCCGACCCCACTCGTTTTAAGATAATTTTTCTTTTGCAGAAATACAAGGAATTATGCGCCACTGATATCGCTCATGTGCTTGGAATTAGCGTAAGCGCGGTTTCACATCAAGCAAGGATAATCGAGAGTGCCGGAATCATAAACAGAGTGCGTATGGGGAAAATGATTTGCTACAAAGTGAGAGAACATGATTCTTTAGTAAAAAGATTTGTAAAGATTACACATTAA